A single region of the Streptomyces sp. NBC_00236 genome encodes:
- the cobA gene encoding uroporphyrinogen-III C-methyltransferase codes for MAEHADHPAYPVGLRLSGRRVVVVGGGQVAQRRLPALIAAGADIVLVSPSATPSVEAMADAGEIRWERRPYADGDLADTWYALIASDDTAANDAASAEAERTRTWCVRSDNADAATAWTPATGRSEGVTVAVLTTDAHGRDPRHSAAVRDAIVEGLRDGTLAAPHHRTRAPGVALVGGGPGDPDLITVRGRRLLAEADVVIADRLGPRDLLDELPPHVEVIDAAKIPYGRYMAQEAINNALIEHAKAGKAVVRLKGGDPFVFGRGMEEAQALAAEGIPCTVVPGISSSISVPGAAGIPVTHRGVAHEFTVVSGHVAPDDERSLVDWEALARLRGTLVLLMAVDKIGAIARTLIAHGKSPETPVALVQEGTTAAQRRVDATLATVGARAVAEDVRPPAVIVIGDVVAVGPEAAARTAE; via the coding sequence ATGGCCGAGCACGCCGATCACCCCGCCTACCCCGTCGGACTGCGCCTGAGCGGGCGCCGCGTAGTCGTCGTCGGCGGCGGCCAGGTCGCGCAGCGCCGTCTGCCCGCCCTCATCGCGGCCGGCGCCGACATCGTTCTCGTGTCCCCGTCCGCCACCCCGTCCGTCGAGGCGATGGCGGACGCCGGCGAGATCCGCTGGGAGCGCCGCCCGTACGCCGACGGCGACCTCGCCGACACCTGGTACGCCCTCATCGCGTCCGACGACACGGCGGCCAACGACGCCGCCTCCGCCGAGGCCGAGCGCACCCGGACCTGGTGCGTCCGCAGCGACAACGCGGACGCCGCCACCGCCTGGACCCCCGCCACCGGCCGCAGCGAGGGTGTGACGGTCGCCGTCCTCACCACCGACGCGCACGGCCGCGACCCGCGCCACTCCGCCGCCGTCCGCGACGCCATCGTCGAGGGCCTGCGCGACGGCACCCTCGCCGCCCCCCACCACCGCACCCGCGCCCCCGGCGTCGCCCTGGTCGGCGGCGGCCCCGGCGACCCCGACCTGATCACCGTCCGGGGCCGCCGCCTCCTCGCCGAGGCGGACGTCGTCATCGCGGACCGGCTCGGCCCGCGCGACCTGCTGGACGAACTGCCGCCGCACGTCGAGGTGATCGACGCGGCCAAGATCCCGTACGGCCGCTACATGGCGCAGGAGGCGATCAACAACGCGCTGATCGAGCACGCCAAGGCGGGCAAGGCCGTGGTCCGGCTCAAGGGCGGCGACCCGTTCGTCTTCGGGCGGGGCATGGAAGAGGCACAGGCGCTCGCGGCCGAAGGCATTCCCTGCACCGTCGTGCCCGGCATCTCCAGCTCGATCTCGGTCCCCGGCGCGGCCGGCATCCCCGTCACCCACCGCGGTGTCGCCCACGAGTTCACCGTGGTCAGCGGCCATGTCGCCCCCGACGACGAGCGCTCGCTGGTCGACTGGGAGGCCCTGGCCCGGTTGCGCGGCACCCTCGTGCTCCTGATGGCCGTCGACAAGATCGGCGCCATCGCCCGTACGCTCATCGCCCACGGCAAGTCCCCCGAGACGCCGGTCGCACTGGTCCAGGAAGGGACCACGGCCGCCCAGCGCCGCGTCGACGCGACGCTCGCCACGGTCGGTGCACGGGCCGTGGCCGAGGACGTCCGGCCGCCCGCCGTCATCGTCATCGGCGACGTCGTCGCGGTCGGCCCGGAAGCAGCCGCGCGAACCGCAGAGTAA
- a CDS encoding GNAT family N-acetyltransferase has product MLCLYTVFGMELRMTSTFPDISISTDRLVLRPFDMADVPAYIEMMNDELVVAWTEAPYPYTQVDAERWVRRIAPAQRTKGDGIVLAVTEFLTQRLVGSVRLRNTDWRTRATEAAYITAPWARGEGYATESVLALAQWLFRDQAFERIELRTAADNTASQQVAQKLGCISEGVLRNARIARSQTEDGGWTDIRTDLIVWGLLPEDLEGVAEELADAGGYGTYNDWN; this is encoded by the coding sequence ATGCTGTGCCTTTACACGGTCTTCGGCATGGAGCTGCGCATGACTTCCACCTTTCCGGACATCTCCATCAGCACGGACCGGTTGGTGCTGCGCCCGTTCGACATGGCGGACGTCCCCGCGTACATCGAGATGATGAACGACGAACTCGTCGTCGCCTGGACCGAGGCGCCCTACCCCTACACCCAGGTCGACGCCGAACGCTGGGTCCGCAGGATCGCTCCCGCACAGCGCACCAAGGGCGACGGCATCGTGCTCGCCGTCACCGAGTTCCTCACCCAACGCCTGGTCGGTTCGGTCCGGCTGCGCAACACCGACTGGCGCACCCGCGCCACCGAGGCCGCCTACATCACCGCCCCGTGGGCGCGGGGCGAGGGCTACGCCACCGAGTCGGTCCTGGCCCTGGCCCAGTGGCTCTTCCGCGACCAGGCCTTCGAGCGCATCGAACTGCGTACCGCCGCCGACAACACCGCCTCCCAGCAGGTCGCGCAGAAGCTCGGCTGCATCAGCGAGGGCGTCCTGCGCAACGCCCGCATAGCCCGCTCACAGACCGAGGACGGAGGATGGACCGACATCAGGACCGATCTGATCGTCTGGGGCCTGCTCCCCGAGGACCTCGAAGGGGTGGCCGAAGAGCTCGCCGACGCGGGTGGCTACGGCACCTACAACGACTGGAACTGA
- a CDS encoding serine/threonine-protein kinase — MAMMRLRREDPRVVGSFRLHRRLGAGGMGVVYLGSDRRGQRVALKVIRPDLAEDQEFRSRFAREVSAARRIRGGCTARLVAADLEADRPWFATQYVPGPSLHDKVAEEGPLSAAEVASIGAALSEGLVAVHEAGVVHRDLKPSNILLSPKGPRIIDFGIAWATGASTLTHVGTAVGSPGFLAPEQVRGAAVTPATDVFSLGATLAYAAMADSPFGHGSSEVMLYRVVHEEPQLHDVHDALAPLVSACLAKDPEERPSTLQLSMRLKEIAAREAQGLHESRPPAQRSAQEADRPTGRLDGPYTEQQTRRAPGPAPASRPQNRQAASPRPASPRTGGSRPAQQQPRNTTRSGKRPQGAAGTNGRPGTRPGTRSTSTGRRPANPRLLRQRLVVFVVVTLLVALGIAAAQGCQGPARGLGAGQSQGQSEQ, encoded by the coding sequence ATGGCGATGATGCGGCTCCGGCGCGAGGACCCGCGTGTCGTCGGCTCGTTCAGGCTGCACCGGCGGCTCGGGGCGGGCGGCATGGGCGTCGTCTACCTGGGCTCGGACCGGCGGGGCCAGCGGGTGGCGCTGAAGGTGATCCGCCCCGACCTGGCGGAGGATCAGGAGTTCCGCTCGCGGTTCGCGCGCGAGGTGTCCGCCGCCCGGCGGATCCGCGGCGGCTGTACGGCACGGCTGGTCGCCGCCGACCTGGAGGCGGACCGTCCGTGGTTCGCCACGCAGTACGTTCCCGGACCCTCGCTGCACGACAAGGTGGCCGAGGAGGGTCCGTTGTCGGCTGCCGAGGTGGCGTCGATCGGGGCCGCGCTCTCCGAGGGTCTGGTGGCGGTGCACGAGGCAGGTGTCGTCCACCGGGACCTGAAGCCCTCCAACATCCTGCTGTCCCCCAAGGGCCCGCGGATCATCGACTTCGGAATCGCCTGGGCGACCGGCGCCTCCACGCTCACGCACGTGGGTACGGCGGTCGGATCACCCGGCTTCCTCGCGCCCGAGCAGGTGCGGGGCGCGGCGGTGACCCCCGCGACGGACGTCTTCTCCCTCGGGGCCACGCTGGCGTACGCGGCCATGGCCGATTCGCCGTTCGGCCACGGAAGTTCCGAGGTGATGCTCTACCGCGTGGTGCACGAGGAGCCTCAGCTGCACGACGTGCACGACGCGCTCGCACCGCTGGTGAGCGCCTGCCTGGCGAAGGACCCGGAGGAGCGGCCCAGCACGCTGCAACTCTCCATGCGGCTCAAGGAGATCGCGGCGCGGGAGGCACAGGGGCTGCACGAGAGCCGCCCGCCCGCCCAGCGTTCGGCGCAGGAGGCGGACCGGCCGACCGGGCGTCTGGACGGTCCGTACACCGAGCAGCAGACGCGTCGCGCCCCCGGCCCCGCTCCGGCGTCGCGGCCGCAGAACCGGCAGGCGGCGTCACCGCGGCCGGCGTCACCCCGCACCGGGGGTTCGCGCCCCGCGCAGCAGCAGCCGCGCAACACGACGCGTTCGGGCAAGAGGCCGCAGGGCGCGGCAGGGACGAACGGCCGGCCGGGTACCCGGCCCGGCACGCGCTCGACCTCGACCGGCCGGCGTCCCGCCAATCCGCGGCTGCTGCGCCAGCGGCTGGTGGTCTTCGTCGTGGTGACACTGCTGGTGGCGCTGGGCATCGCGGCGGCTCAGGGCTGCCAGGGTCCGGCCCGCGGGCTCGGAGCGGGTCAGAGCCAGGGGCAGAGCGAGCAGTAG
- a CDS encoding TrmH family RNA methyltransferase has protein sequence MADLITVDDPDDPRLSDYIGLTDVELRRRREPEEGLFIAEGEKVIRRARHAGYEMRSMLLSAKWVDLMRDVIDEVPAPVYAVSPELAERVTGYHVHRGALASMQRKPLPTADELLRTTRRVVVMEAVNDHTNIGAIFRSAAALGMDAVLLSPDCADPLYRRSVKVSMGAVFSVPYARLDTWPKALETVREAGFKLLALTPDEKASSIEEAAPHRMDQVALMLGAEGDGLSTQALVAADEWVRIPMAHGVDSLNVGAAAAVAFYAVATGRPES, from the coding sequence GTGGCTGATCTCATCACCGTCGACGACCCCGACGACCCCCGCCTGAGCGACTACATCGGTCTGACCGACGTCGAGCTCCGGCGCAGGCGAGAGCCCGAGGAGGGCCTCTTCATCGCCGAGGGGGAGAAGGTGATCAGACGCGCCAGGCACGCCGGGTACGAGATGCGCTCCATGCTGCTCTCGGCGAAGTGGGTCGACCTGATGCGCGACGTCATCGACGAGGTCCCGGCGCCCGTGTACGCGGTCAGTCCCGAGCTCGCCGAACGCGTCACCGGTTACCACGTGCACCGCGGCGCGCTCGCCTCCATGCAGCGCAAGCCCCTGCCGACGGCCGACGAACTGCTCCGCACCACCCGTCGCGTTGTCGTCATGGAAGCCGTCAACGACCACACCAACATCGGCGCGATCTTCCGCAGCGCCGCCGCGCTCGGCATGGACGCGGTCCTGCTCTCCCCGGACTGCGCGGATCCGCTCTACCGGCGCTCCGTCAAGGTCTCGATGGGCGCCGTCTTCTCCGTGCCCTACGCCCGCCTCGACACCTGGCCCAAGGCGCTGGAGACCGTACGCGAAGCGGGCTTCAAGCTGCTCGCGCTGACGCCCGACGAGAAGGCGAGCAGCATCGAGGAGGCCGCGCCGCACCGGATGGACCAGGTGGCCCTGATGCTCGGGGCCGAGGGCGACGGACTGTCCACGCAGGCCCTCGTCGCCGCAGACGAATGGGTGCGCATCCCGATGGCCCACGGGGTCGACTCGCTGAATGTCGGCGCCGCCGCAGCGGTCGCCTTCTACGCGGTGGCGACCGGTCGCCCGGAGAGTTAG
- a CDS encoding phosphotransferase, whose translation MTTAVVRALGDLAHEAAHVRPGPRCACPAPVVLADRADGTVVRCGPVVAKAHAAGTDTAGLSARLGLAVGAGLAGVLLAPLPVRPAEVRAGHGDASPYLTELHGRPVTLWPYGEPVDPGDPDQAPWEATAVLLARLHRAGAGTGRSMPGERSGPPRAPAFRAPGTGAPVVRAPGTGVTAVPAMRGPAKAALAVARMRAARPGEQATAPVLAAWRGLPPWARDEAPAPAHLLCHGDLHLGQLVRHPAPHGPWLLIDVDDAGWGDPTWDLARPAAWYAAGLLPPEVWFRFLAAYRAAGGPAVRADGDPWPELDVAARALTVQTAALALAKSAAEHRAPDEVEQVMIDACVRIAALPPELSAEHSS comes from the coding sequence GTGACCACCGCTGTCGTACGTGCGCTGGGCGACCTCGCCCACGAAGCGGCCCACGTCCGTCCCGGGCCCCGCTGCGCCTGCCCGGCGCCGGTCGTCCTCGCGGACCGCGCGGACGGCACCGTCGTCCGCTGCGGCCCCGTCGTCGCCAAGGCCCACGCCGCCGGAACGGACACCGCCGGGCTCTCCGCCCGCCTGGGCCTGGCCGTCGGCGCCGGGCTCGCGGGTGTCCTGCTCGCGCCCCTTCCCGTACGGCCCGCCGAGGTCCGGGCAGGGCACGGCGACGCCTCGCCGTACCTCACGGAGCTGCACGGCCGCCCGGTCACCCTGTGGCCGTACGGGGAGCCCGTGGACCCCGGGGACCCGGACCAGGCGCCCTGGGAGGCGACAGCCGTCCTGCTGGCCCGCCTCCACCGTGCGGGGGCCGGGACGGGCCGCTCCATGCCGGGAGAGCGGTCCGGGCCACCCAGGGCGCCCGCTTTCCGCGCACCCGGCACGGGCGCACCCGTCGTCCGCGCACCCGGGACGGGCGTGACCGCGGTGCCCGCCATGCGCGGTCCGGCGAAGGCCGCGCTCGCCGTGGCCCGGATGCGTGCGGCCCGGCCCGGCGAGCAGGCCACGGCCCCCGTGCTGGCGGCCTGGCGCGGGCTGCCGCCCTGGGCGAGGGACGAGGCCCCCGCTCCCGCGCACCTTCTCTGCCACGGAGACCTGCACCTGGGCCAGCTGGTCCGGCACCCCGCGCCGCACGGCCCGTGGCTGCTCATCGACGTCGACGACGCCGGGTGGGGCGATCCCACGTGGGACCTCGCGCGGCCCGCCGCCTGGTACGCGGCCGGCCTGCTGCCCCCCGAGGTCTGGTTCCGCTTCCTGGCCGCCTACCGGGCCGCAGGCGGCCCCGCGGTACGCGCCGACGGTGACCCGTGGCCCGAGCTGGACGTCGCGGCCCGCGCGCTGACCGTACAGACGGCCGCGCTGGCTCTCGCCAAGTCGGCTGCGGAGCACAGGGCTCCGGACGAGGTGGAACAGGTGATGATCGACGCCTGTGTCCGAATTGCCGCTCTCCCGCCCGAGTTGAGCGCCGAACACTCGTCGTAG
- a CDS encoding MetQ/NlpA family ABC transporter substrate-binding protein, protein MRKNIKITAAAAATAALAFGLTACGTDSDPASKSGTGANADTSKALVVAASPTPHADILGFVKKNLAAKAGLKLEVKEFTDYVLPNTATETGQVDANFFQHQPYLDDFNKKNDTHLVSVGTVHLEPLGLYSKKVKDLGDIKSGQTVAVPNDTTNEGRALQLLAENGLITLKDGVGTSAKLSDITDKKGLEFKELEAATVPRALNDVDAAVINGNYAIEADLKPATDALVLEKADGNPYANIIAVKKGNEKDARVEKLVKLLHSDEVKKFIEDTYQGSVIPAFGAAAKS, encoded by the coding sequence GTGCGTAAGAACATCAAGATCACCGCTGCTGCCGCCGCCACCGCCGCTCTCGCCTTCGGCCTCACCGCCTGCGGTACGGACTCCGACCCGGCGTCCAAGTCCGGCACCGGCGCCAATGCCGACACATCCAAGGCCCTCGTCGTCGCCGCGTCCCCGACGCCGCACGCCGACATCCTGGGCTTCGTCAAGAAGAACCTGGCGGCGAAGGCCGGCCTCAAGCTGGAGGTCAAGGAGTTCACGGACTACGTCCTGCCGAACACCGCCACCGAGACCGGTCAGGTCGACGCCAACTTCTTCCAGCACCAGCCCTACCTGGACGACTTCAACAAGAAGAACGACACGCACCTGGTCTCCGTCGGCACCGTGCACCTGGAGCCCCTCGGCCTCTACTCCAAGAAGGTCAAGGACCTGGGTGACATCAAGTCCGGCCAGACCGTCGCCGTGCCGAACGACACCACCAACGAGGGCCGCGCGCTCCAGCTCCTCGCCGAGAACGGCCTGATCACCCTCAAGGACGGCGTCGGCACCAGCGCCAAGCTGAGCGACATCACCGACAAGAAGGGCCTGGAGTTCAAGGAACTGGAGGCCGCAACCGTCCCCCGCGCCCTGAACGACGTGGACGCCGCCGTCATCAACGGCAACTACGCCATCGAGGCCGACCTCAAGCCCGCCACGGACGCCCTGGTGCTGGAGAAGGCCGACGGCAACCCGTACGCCAACATCATCGCCGTGAAGAAGGGCAACGAGAAGGACGCCCGCGTCGAGAAGCTCGTGAAGCTCCTGCACTCCGACGAGGTCAAGAAGTTCATCGAGGACACCTACCAGGGCTCGGTCATCCCGGCCTTCGGGGCCGCAGCCAAGTCCTGA
- the cbiE gene encoding precorrin-6y C5,15-methyltransferase (decarboxylating) subunit CbiE, translated as MADRVTVIGWDGSPLTRAATAALSAATLVAGAAHHLALPEVPHGAERIRLGSVDLAARRIAGHRGSAVVLADGDPGFFGVVRTLRAPEHGLEVEVVPAVSSVATAFARAGMPWEDAQTVVAHPRTLRRAVNVCRAHHKVAVLTSPGAGPAELALLLEGVHRTFVICEELGTDREQVTVVTSDAAADHVWRDPNVVIVIGGGPEQRAEGAWIAGRHPAYPQGVRGWALPADAYRGAGTDAHGGSGEGEGPGLRAAQLAHLGPRTGDLLWDIGSGSGALAVEAARFGAAVLAVDSDPDACARTTAAARAFGVQLQVVEGRAPHVLERLPEPDVVRIGGGGAPVVTAVAARRPERIVTHASTRDEAEALGAALTGNGYTVACSLLQSVELDTAAWAERERTVVFLLSALRSDLAP; from the coding sequence ATGGCCGACCGGGTCACAGTGATCGGCTGGGACGGCTCACCACTGACCAGAGCGGCCACGGCCGCGCTCTCGGCCGCCACCCTCGTCGCCGGAGCCGCCCACCACCTCGCGCTGCCCGAAGTCCCGCACGGCGCGGAGCGGATCCGCCTCGGCTCGGTCGACCTCGCGGCCCGCCGGATCGCCGGCCACCGCGGCAGCGCCGTCGTGCTCGCCGACGGAGACCCCGGATTCTTCGGCGTCGTCCGCACCCTGCGCGCCCCCGAGCACGGCCTCGAAGTCGAAGTGGTGCCCGCCGTCTCCTCCGTCGCCACCGCCTTCGCCCGCGCCGGCATGCCGTGGGAGGACGCCCAGACCGTCGTCGCCCACCCCCGCACCCTGCGCCGCGCGGTGAACGTGTGCCGCGCCCACCACAAGGTCGCCGTCCTCACCTCGCCCGGTGCGGGACCCGCCGAACTCGCCCTGCTGCTCGAAGGCGTCCACCGCACCTTCGTCATCTGCGAGGAACTCGGCACCGATCGCGAACAGGTCACCGTCGTCACCTCGGACGCCGCCGCCGACCACGTCTGGCGCGACCCCAACGTGGTCATCGTCATCGGGGGAGGCCCCGAACAGCGGGCCGAAGGAGCCTGGATCGCGGGCCGCCACCCGGCCTATCCCCAGGGCGTACGAGGCTGGGCGCTGCCCGCCGACGCCTACCGCGGCGCGGGAACGGACGCCCACGGCGGGAGCGGCGAGGGCGAGGGCCCCGGACTGCGCGCCGCCCAACTCGCCCATCTCGGACCCCGGACCGGCGACCTGCTCTGGGACATCGGTTCCGGCAGCGGCGCCCTGGCCGTGGAAGCGGCCCGCTTCGGCGCCGCCGTCCTGGCCGTCGACAGCGACCCCGACGCCTGCGCCCGCACGACCGCGGCCGCCCGGGCCTTCGGAGTCCAGCTCCAGGTCGTCGAGGGCAGGGCTCCGCATGTGCTGGAACGGCTTCCCGAGCCCGACGTCGTGCGGATCGGGGGCGGCGGAGCCCCCGTCGTCACCGCCGTCGCCGCCCGCAGGCCCGAGCGGATCGTGACGCACGCGTCGACCCGGGACGAGGCCGAGGCCCTGGGCGCGGCTCTCACCGGGAACGGCTACACGGTCGCCTGCTCGCTGCTCCAGTCCGTCGAACTCGACACGGCCGCATGGGCGGAGCGCGAACGCACGGTCGTCTTTCTGCTTTCCGCACTGCGTTCGGACCTTGCCCCCTGA
- the cobT gene encoding nicotinate-nucleotide--dimethylbenzimidazole phosphoribosyltransferase, with amino-acid sequence MSDTGQIPGEGLPENAGMVEQPGAPAPGAYTFLDPSEHASEDDDLLLMPSPQGAWSEAQTGQTPLPEQGGYRTAPPAPQPQTVPQGDGGAQGPVQFQEQAQVPAYAMQQASAAVQGTGQGTHETGGRDSGHVDLSGVRIPSPVPAPAQAQTPVRRPLHRGPASPDSGPSYGGTSGGGVVRSLADRGPAGTPQPQGRPQTQPAAQAPARHAGPATAEPEYFELPADEVAALPGPQLGEIPPQGVGQWAAQAPQQSAPPAEAEPAAPEAPAAETVVPDAAVPEAVVPEPVAGEPVAEPAAEPVAETQAEAEISAISAPLAQPLVPVPAPAAVEVPAEEAAQPEVPAEAAPAHAAAVPVVAPPAEAVAPAEPAGPAEVVVPAEAEPAAQQVAEAVAAEAVVVEAPPAQIVPAGTAPAADVPAQEVLAEAAEAEAVRPPEEPVPDGSAPGPFVPVVSTLPVAEQPVEPVEPAPEAVAEPAPFVAEPGPAGTVEAAPVVETVAPEAVVAPEPVVDPTPEPETGPEVIETPDLTAGPPEHVQAEATEPEPVSPQTTEPEPVRLQATEPEPATQATEPEPEPAAPAAEPAVTAEAPAPATADGPAAPQDIDTRAPEAEEAQPVAPPAPGYDDAEREAVLRVMRERRDIRNGFRSDPIPHEVLLRVLEAAHTAPSVGHSQPWDFVVIRSAETRRSMHELAQRQREAYAKSLPKARAKQFKELKIEAIVDTPVNIVVTADPTRGGRHTLGRHTQPQMAPYSSALAVENLWLAARAEGLGVGWVSFFDEREMVRELGLPEHLEVVAYLCVGYVDEFPEEPELMQAGWSKRRPLSWVVHEETYGRRALPGEEPHDLLQETISSIRPLDAKALGEAWERQKRMTKPAGALGMLEIISAQLSGLSRMCPPPIPEPAAVAIFAGDHGVHAQGVTAWPQEVTGQMVANFLGGGAVCNAFANQVGAEVCVVDVGVASELPAQPGLLPRKVRAGTADFTTGPALTREEVLAAIEVGIETARDLVAAGNKGLLTGEMGIANTTASAALICVYTGMDPAEVTGRGTGINDEMHARKVDVVRRALDLHQPDPADPIGVLAAVGGLEHAAMAGFLLGGASLRTPVILDGVSAGAAALVARAIAPEALAACIAGHRSAEPGHVAALNKLGLRPLVDLDLRLGEGTGALLALPIVQSAARAMHEVATFDSAGVTEK; translated from the coding sequence ATGAGTGACACCGGCCAGATCCCGGGCGAGGGACTGCCGGAGAACGCAGGCATGGTGGAGCAGCCGGGCGCCCCCGCCCCGGGTGCCTACACCTTCCTCGACCCCTCCGAGCACGCGTCCGAGGACGACGATCTCCTGCTGATGCCGAGCCCCCAGGGTGCCTGGAGCGAAGCTCAGACGGGCCAGACACCGCTGCCCGAGCAGGGCGGGTACCGCACCGCTCCTCCCGCCCCGCAGCCGCAGACGGTGCCCCAGGGCGACGGCGGCGCGCAGGGCCCTGTCCAGTTCCAGGAGCAGGCCCAGGTCCCGGCGTACGCCATGCAGCAGGCCTCCGCGGCGGTCCAGGGGACCGGTCAGGGCACCCATGAGACCGGCGGCCGGGACTCCGGCCATGTCGACCTCAGCGGCGTGCGCATCCCGTCGCCCGTCCCGGCACCGGCGCAGGCCCAGACGCCCGTGCGCCGCCCGCTGCACCGCGGCCCGGCTTCCCCGGATTCCGGTCCCTCCTACGGGGGTACGTCCGGCGGCGGCGTGGTCCGTTCCCTGGCCGACCGCGGTCCGGCGGGTACGCCGCAGCCGCAGGGCCGGCCGCAGACGCAGCCAGCCGCGCAGGCGCCGGCACGGCACGCCGGCCCGGCGACCGCCGAACCCGAGTACTTCGAGCTGCCCGCTGACGAGGTGGCCGCACTCCCGGGCCCGCAGCTCGGCGAGATCCCGCCGCAGGGCGTCGGCCAGTGGGCGGCCCAGGCGCCGCAGCAGTCCGCCCCGCCGGCGGAGGCGGAGCCCGCGGCCCCGGAGGCGCCGGCAGCAGAAACGGTCGTCCCGGACGCCGCTGTTCCGGAGGCCGTCGTTCCGGAGCCGGTCGCCGGAGAGCCCGTGGCCGAACCTGCGGCCGAACCCGTGGCCGAGACGCAGGCGGAGGCGGAGATTTCCGCGATTTCCGCGCCGCTCGCGCAGCCGCTCGTGCCGGTGCCCGCACCCGCAGCGGTCGAGGTACCGGCCGAGGAGGCCGCTCAGCCCGAGGTGCCGGCGGAAGCCGCACCCGCGCACGCGGCAGCGGTTCCGGTCGTGGCCCCGCCTGCGGAAGCCGTCGCCCCCGCGGAACCGGCCGGCCCCGCCGAGGTCGTAGTTCCCGCCGAGGCCGAACCCGCCGCACAGCAGGTTGCCGAGGCCGTAGCTGCCGAGGCCGTAGTCGTCGAGGCGCCGCCGGCCCAGATCGTGCCCGCCGGGACCGCACCCGCCGCGGACGTCCCGGCGCAGGAGGTCCTGGCCGAGGCCGCGGAAGCGGAAGCCGTGCGGCCGCCCGAGGAGCCGGTTCCCGACGGATCGGCCCCGGGCCCGTTCGTACCCGTCGTGAGTACGCTCCCCGTGGCCGAGCAGCCGGTGGAGCCGGTGGAGCCGGCTCCGGAGGCGGTGGCAGAGCCTGCCCCCTTCGTCGCGGAACCCGGACCGGCCGGGACGGTGGAGGCCGCGCCGGTCGTCGAGACCGTCGCACCGGAAGCTGTCGTCGCACCGGAACCTGTCGTCGACCCGACGCCCGAGCCCGAGACGGGTCCCGAGGTCATCGAGACCCCGGACCTGACAGCCGGCCCGCCGGAGCACGTACAGGCCGAGGCCACCGAGCCGGAGCCCGTCAGCCCTCAGACCACCGAGCCGGAGCCCGTCCGCCTTCAGGCCACCGAGCCGGAACCGGCGACGCAGGCCACCGAGCCCGAGCCCGAGCCGGCGGCCCCGGCCGCCGAGCCCGCGGTGACCGCCGAGGCTCCCGCTCCCGCGACGGCCGACGGGCCCGCAGCCCCGCAGGACATCGACACCCGGGCCCCCGAGGCCGAAGAGGCGCAGCCCGTCGCGCCCCCCGCACCCGGCTACGACGACGCCGAACGCGAGGCTGTGCTGCGTGTCATGCGCGAGCGCCGCGACATCCGCAACGGCTTCCGCAGCGACCCCATCCCGCACGAGGTCCTCCTGCGGGTCCTGGAGGCCGCCCACACGGCGCCCAGCGTCGGGCACTCCCAGCCCTGGGACTTCGTCGTCATCCGTTCCGCGGAGACCCGCCGTTCCATGCACGAACTGGCGCAGCGCCAGCGCGAGGCGTACGCGAAGTCGCTTCCCAAGGCGCGGGCGAAGCAGTTCAAGGAACTGAAGATCGAGGCGATCGTCGACACCCCGGTCAACATCGTCGTCACGGCCGATCCCACCCGCGGCGGCCGCCACACGCTCGGCCGGCACACCCAGCCGCAGATGGCCCCGTACTCCTCGGCGCTCGCCGTCGAGAACCTGTGGCTCGCGGCCCGCGCCGAAGGCCTCGGTGTCGGCTGGGTCAGCTTCTTCGACGAGCGCGAGATGGTCCGTGAACTGGGTCTGCCCGAGCACCTCGAAGTCGTGGCGTACCTCTGTGTCGGTTACGTCGACGAGTTCCCGGAGGAGCCCGAACTGATGCAGGCGGGCTGGTCCAAGCGCCGCCCGCTGTCCTGGGTCGTCCACGAGGAGACGTACGGCCGCCGCGCCCTGCCCGGCGAGGAGCCGCACGACCTGCTCCAGGAGACCATCTCCAGCATCCGGCCGCTGGACGCCAAGGCGCTCGGCGAGGCTTGGGAGCGCCAGAAGCGGATGACCAAGCCGGCCGGTGCGCTCGGCATGCTGGAGATCATCTCGGCGCAGCTCTCCGGGCTCTCCCGGATGTGCCCGCCGCCGATCCCGGAGCCCGCGGCCGTAGCGATCTTCGCCGGTGACCACGGAGTGCACGCCCAGGGCGTCACGGCCTGGCCGCAGGAGGTCACCGGCCAGATGGTCGCCAACTTCCTCGGCGGTGGCGCGGTCTGCAACGCCTTCGCGAACCAGGTCGGTGCCGAGGTGTGCGTGGTCGACGTCGGCGTGGCCTCGGAGCTGCCCGCGCAGCCCGGTCTGCTGCCCCGCAAGGTGCGCGCCGGAACCGCGGACTTCACGACCGGCCCCGCGCTCACCCGCGAGGAGGTCCTCGCCGCGATCGAGGTCGGCATCGAGACCGCCCGCGACCTGGTGGCCGCAGGCAACAAGGGCCTGCTCACCGGCGAGATGGGCATCGCCAACACCACGGCGTCGGCCGCCCTGATCTGTGTCTACACGGGGATGGACCCGGCCGAGGTCACCGGCCGTGGCACCGGAATCAACGACGAGATGCACGCCCGGAAGGTCGACGTGGTGCGCCGCGCCCTCGACCTGCACCAGCCGGACCCGGCCGACCCGATCGGCGTCCTGGCGGCCGTGGGCGGCCTGGAGCACGCCGCGATGGCCGGGTTCCTGCTCGGCGGGGCGTCGCTCCGCACGCCGGTCATCCTCGACGGCGTGAGCGCGGGCGCCGCGGCCCTGGTCGCACGCGCCATCGCGCCGGAGGCCCTGGCCGCCTGCATCGCCGGCCACCGCAGCGCCGAGCCCGGCCACGTCGCCGCGCTCAACAAGCTGGGCCTGCGCCCGCTGGTCGACCTGGACCTCCGCCTCGGCGAGGGCACGGGCGCGCTGCTGGCGCTGCCGATCGTGCAGAGCGCCGCCCGCGCGATGCACGAGGTGGCCACGTTCGACTCGGCGGGCGTCACGGAGAAGTAG